A genomic segment from Blastococcus sp. PRF04-17 encodes:
- a CDS encoding HAD-IB family hydrolase, protein MSAEQEPATTARAGEWSEEQLLADVAAAPRGPRIGAFFDFDGTVIDGYSLAAFARHHLRSLHVTPADLGQLLLTGLRGVTTEEDFEKFTVAGMKAWAGRSEDELVELGERLFVQGIAGSLYPEAWRLVTAHLQAGHTVVLASSATRFQVEPAARAMGVEHILVSPVQIEDGICTGRPGGPLLWRAGKAAAVQTFAQEHGIDLARSFAYSNGDEDVPFLRTVGRARALNPGRGLASAARHYSWPIARFRPRNRSGPAEIVRTAAGIGGLLGGFATGVAIGALSGNRREAVDLGITLGGELGSALAGVRLDVQGAEHLATRPAVYLFNHQSQLDVLVLAKLLRGGFTAVAKKELANAPGFGLAFRLADVAFIDRGDPSKARKALEPAVQKLREGISLVIAPEGTRSATPNLGPFKKGAFHVAMQAGVPIVPIVIRNAGELMWRGASTIQSGTVQVRVLPPVPTEGWTLKDLNGKVEEVRGQYLDALANWSGRTAGPVDVTEASADDGAAPPPAVPLDWGISPEMNPLETAMWRAEVADPRLRSNVTLLEILDPAPDWERLKAAHEWASRMVPRMRQRVVEPALGVGAPRWVTVAELDLDRHVRRVQLDSPGSMRQLLDAVQEFAAAPLDRDRPLWEVLLVEGLPDGRAGYVVKTHHSTTDGLGAVQLMSRLHSRTAEHDPSRPEPPVPLPDDASPVEVLKDQLVGTAKSVPLAALRRGVEALGGLRRPWEAAASAVEAARSATSTLAPPKGVRRC, encoded by the coding sequence CACGTCACGCCCGCCGACCTGGGGCAGCTGCTGCTCACCGGCCTGCGCGGCGTGACCACCGAGGAGGACTTCGAGAAGTTCACCGTCGCCGGCATGAAGGCCTGGGCCGGGCGCAGCGAGGACGAGCTGGTCGAGCTCGGCGAGCGGCTGTTCGTGCAGGGCATCGCGGGCTCGCTCTACCCCGAGGCGTGGCGCCTGGTCACCGCGCACCTGCAGGCCGGGCACACCGTCGTCCTGGCGTCGTCGGCCACGCGGTTCCAGGTCGAGCCGGCGGCGCGCGCGATGGGCGTCGAGCACATCCTCGTCTCGCCGGTGCAGATCGAGGACGGCATCTGCACGGGTCGCCCGGGCGGCCCGCTGCTCTGGCGGGCCGGCAAAGCGGCGGCGGTGCAGACGTTCGCGCAGGAGCACGGCATCGACCTGGCCCGGAGCTTCGCGTACTCCAACGGTGACGAGGACGTGCCGTTCCTGCGCACCGTCGGGCGGGCCCGCGCGCTCAACCCCGGGCGCGGTCTGGCGTCGGCCGCCCGGCACTACTCCTGGCCGATCGCCCGGTTCCGGCCGCGCAACCGCAGCGGCCCGGCGGAGATCGTCCGGACCGCCGCCGGCATCGGCGGCCTGCTGGGCGGCTTCGCGACCGGCGTCGCCATCGGCGCGCTGAGCGGCAACCGGCGCGAGGCGGTCGACCTCGGCATCACCCTGGGTGGCGAGCTGGGCAGCGCGCTGGCCGGCGTGCGCCTCGACGTCCAGGGCGCCGAGCACCTGGCCACCCGGCCGGCCGTCTACCTGTTCAACCACCAGAGCCAGCTCGACGTCCTCGTCCTCGCCAAGCTGCTGCGCGGCGGCTTCACCGCCGTGGCGAAGAAGGAGCTGGCAAACGCACCCGGCTTCGGCCTCGCCTTCCGGCTGGCCGACGTCGCCTTCATCGACCGCGGCGACCCGTCGAAGGCGCGCAAGGCGCTCGAGCCGGCGGTGCAGAAGCTGCGGGAGGGCATCTCGCTGGTCATCGCACCGGAGGGGACGCGGTCGGCCACCCCGAACCTCGGGCCGTTCAAGAAGGGCGCCTTCCACGTCGCCATGCAGGCCGGGGTGCCGATCGTGCCGATCGTCATCCGCAACGCCGGCGAGCTGATGTGGCGCGGGGCGTCGACGATCCAGTCGGGCACCGTGCAGGTGCGGGTGCTGCCGCCGGTTCCCACCGAGGGCTGGACGCTGAAGGACCTGAACGGGAAGGTCGAGGAGGTCCGCGGGCAGTACCTCGACGCGCTGGCCAACTGGTCGGGCCGCACCGCCGGCCCGGTCGACGTCACCGAGGCGAGCGCGGACGACGGAGCCGCACCCCCGCCGGCGGTGCCGCTGGACTGGGGCATCTCACCGGAGATGAACCCGCTGGAGACGGCGATGTGGCGGGCCGAGGTCGCCGATCCCCGGCTGCGCAGCAACGTGACGCTGCTGGAGATCCTCGACCCGGCGCCGGACTGGGAGCGGCTGAAGGCGGCGCACGAGTGGGCGTCGCGCATGGTGCCGCGCATGCGGCAGCGGGTCGTCGAGCCCGCCCTGGGCGTCGGCGCCCCGCGCTGGGTGACCGTCGCCGAGCTCGACCTCGACCGGCACGTGCGCCGGGTGCAGCTGGACTCCCCCGGCTCGATGCGCCAGCTGCTCGACGCCGTCCAGGAGTTCGCCGCGGCGCCGCTGGACCGCGACCGCCCCCTGTGGGAGGTGCTGCTGGTCGAGGGGCTGCCGGACGGCCGCGCCGGCTACGTGGTGAAGACCCACCACAGCACCACCGACGGGCTCGGCGCGGTGCAGCTCATGAGCCGGCTGCACAGCCGAACAGCCGAGCACGACCCGTCCCGTCCCGAGCCGCCGGTCCCGCTGCCGGACGACGCCTCACCGGTCGAGGTGCTCAAGGACCAGCTGGTCGGGACGGCGAAGTCGGTGCCGCTGGCCGCGCTGCGCCGCGGCGTCGAGGCGCTCGGCGGCCTCCGGCGGCCGTGGGAGGCGGCCGCCTCGGCCGTCGAGGCGGCGCGGTCGGCCACCTCGACCCTCGCGCCGCCGAAGGGGGTTCGTCGCTGCTGA